In one Juglans regia cultivar Chandler chromosome 11, Walnut 2.0, whole genome shotgun sequence genomic region, the following are encoded:
- the LOC108991370 gene encoding mitogen-activated protein kinase homolog NTF3, which translates to MATPVEPPNGVISQGKHYYSMWQTLFEIDTKYVPIKPIGRGAYGVVCSSVNRETNEKVAIKKIHNAFENRVDALRTLRELKLLRHLRHENVIALKDVMMPVHRRSFKDVYLVYELMDTDLHQIIKSSQTLSNDHCQYFLFQLLRGLKYLHSANILHRDLKPGNLLINANCDLKICDFGLARTSNVKGQFMTEYVVTRWYRAPELLLCCDNYGTSIDVWSVGCIFAELLGRKPIFPGTECLNQLKLIINILGSQKDEDLEFIDNPKAKGYIKSLSYSVGNPFSRLYPSAHPLAIDLLQKMLVFDPSKRVSVTEALQHPYMSPLYDPSTNPPAQVPIDLDIDEDLGENMIREMMWKEILHYHPEAAMANLEVCS; encoded by the exons ATGGCAACTCCAGTTGAGCCTCCGAATGGCGTTATATCTCAAGGGAAGCATTACTATTCCATGTGGCAGACCTTGTTCGAGATCGATACCAAGTACGTGCCTATCAAGCCCATCGGTCGTGGAGCCTACGGCGTCGTTTGCTCCTCCGTGAACAGAGAAACCAACGAGAAAGTCGCGATAAAGAAGATTCACAATGCTTTCGAGAACCGTGTGGATGCGCTGAGAACCTTGCGCGAGCTGAAGCTTCTTCGGCATCTCAGGCATGAAAATGTTATTGCTTTGAAAGATGTGATGATGCCCGTTCATAGGAGAAGCTTCAAGGACGTGTATCTGGTATACGAGCTCATGGATACGGATCTGCATCAGATTATTAAGTCTTCTCAAACTCTCAGCAACGATCACTGCCAGTATTTCCTCTTTcag TTGCTTCGTGGCCTGAAGTATCTCCACTCAGCCAACATACTTCATCGTGACCTAAAGCCTGGGAATCTTCTCATAAATGCAAACTGTGAcctaaaaatatgtgattttggCCTAGCACGTACTAGCAATGTTAAGGGCCAGTTCATGACCGAGTACGTTGTAACTCGCTGGTACCGGGCCCCAGAGCTCCTTCTCTGCTGTGACAACTATGGAACATCCATTGATGTGTGGTCTGTCGGTTGCATTTTTGCTGAGCTTCTTGGCCGGAAACCCATTTTTCCTGGTACGGAGTGTCTCAACCAACTTAAGCTGATTATCAACATCCTTGGCAGCCAGAAAGATGAGGATCTGGAATTTATAGACAATCCAAAAGCTAAGGGATACATTAAGTCACTTTCATACTCTGTCGGGAACCCCTTTTCCCGTCTTTATCCCAGTGCTCATCCCTTGGCAATTGATCTACTGCAAAAAATGCTTGTATTTGATCCGTCAAAGAGGGTAAGTGTCACAGAAGCACTCCAACATCCTTACATGTCCCCGCTTTATGATCCCAGTACCAACCCTCCCGCCCAGGTCCCCATTGATCTTGATATAGATGAAGATTTAGGGGAAAATATGATAAGGGAGATGATGTGGAAGGAAATACTCCATTACCATCCAGAAGCTGCTATGGCTAATCTGGAGGTCTGTTCCTAG